One genomic segment of Odocoileus virginianus isolate 20LAN1187 ecotype Illinois chromosome 17, Ovbor_1.2, whole genome shotgun sequence includes these proteins:
- the COIL gene encoding coilin isoform X4, with translation MAASETVRLRLQFDYPPPGAPHCTSFWLLIDLNGCRVVTDLISLIRQRFGFSSGALLGLYLEEALLPPAESARLVRDNDCLRVKLEERGVAESPVTVSNGDSTRLLPRKAKKRALKLDEDEETEPDYRNSKKHWKRHENSNSEKTLDLDPKAATGQSVIKKNKRKNKATCDVVEVDDGETEKKLPKKKEKREYKKHAKTPKSSKAQSVKEWTIQKCSPKALPARNSLVKANRKGGTVVRTKDSPDSSSESESYHESTSDGVSNVVLEVRHSSQKISTDMSKEGSSVKTTAANKVAPKTGFTSAPVKGKTSRTSSSSSDSSSESDDQCVMPKSTPECTAEFLKTVGLFVGRNCPGPSSQVPNAAGWKQSDPNSGRQVLCPPPNVTLPASLGRGWGKGEDLLSWKGARGRGMRGRGRGRGHALPYVLNRNADYQKQQQLNEMVTNSSTIIQNPIETHKKDYSLLPLLAAAPQVGEKIAFKE, from the exons ATGGCAGCCTCCGAGACGGTTAGGCTACGGCTTCAATTCGATTACCCGCCGCCCGGCGCCCCGCACTGCACGTCTTTCTGGCTTCTCATCGACCTGAACGGATGCCGAGTCGTCACGGACCTCATCAGTCTGATCCGCCAGCGCTTCGGTTTCAGTTCCGGGGCCCTCCTGGGCCTCTACTTGGAGGAGGCGCTCTTGCCCCCCGCCGAGAGCGCGCGCCTGGTACGAGACAACGACTGCCTCAG AGTTAAATTAGAAGAGAGAGGAGTTGCTGAGAGTCCTGTAACAGTTAGTAATGGGGATAGTACTCGTTTATTACCTAGAAAAGCAAAGAAGCGGGCATTAAAGTTGGACGAAGATGAAGAAACCGAACCAGATTACAGAAATTCAAAGAAGCATTGGAAGAGGCATGAGAACAGTAACAGTGAGAAGACCTTGGATCTAGACCCAAAAGCCGCCACAGGGCagagtgtgattaaaaaaaacaagaggaaGAACAAAGCCACGTGTGATGTGGTGGAGGTTGATGAtggagagactgaaaaaaaattgccaaagaagaaggagaaacGTGAATATAAAAAGCATGCCAAGACTCCCAAGTCTTCTAAAGCACAGTCTGTGAAAGAGTGGACCATCCAGAAGTGCAGCCCTAAAGCTCTTCCTGCTAGAAACAGCCTTGTGAAAGCCAACCGGAAAGGTGGCACGGTCGTCCGTACAAAAGACAGTCCAGATTCCTCCTCGGAGTCTGAGTCTTATCACGAGTCAACTAGTGATGGTGTCAGCAACGTCGTCTTGGAGGTCAGACATTCCTCACAGAAAATCTCGACTGACATGTCAAAGGAAGGATCCTCTGTGAAAACCACAGCTGCAAACAAAGTGGCTCCAAAAACTGGTTTTACCTCTGCCCCTGTCAAGGGCAAGACCTCCAGAACATCATCTTCTAGTTCAGACTCTAGTTCAGAGTCAGACGATCAATGCGTGATGCCAAAGAGCACCCCTGAGTGTACTGCAGAGTTCTTAAAGACTGTAGGCCTCTTTGTAGGAAGAAATTGTCCAGGGCCATCATCACAGGTTCCAAACGCCGCTGGATGGAAGCAGTCGGACCCAAACAGTGGCAGACaggtcctctgtcctcctcccaaCGTGACTCTCCCCGCCAGTTTGGGAAGAGGTTGGGGTAAAGGAGAGGACCTTCTTTCCTGGAAAGGAGCGAGGGGGCGGGGTATGCGGGGGAGAGGTCGAGGTCGAGGGCATGCTCTTCCCTATGTTTTAAATAGAAACGCCGACTATCAGAAGCAACAACAGTTGAATGAAATGGTGACAAATTCATCTACCATTATCCAG AATCCCATAGAGACACACAAGAAGGACTACAGTCTCTTACCATTGTTAGCAGCTGCCCCTCAAGTTGGAGAAAAGATTGCATTTAAG gAGTAA
- the COIL gene encoding coilin isoform X3, translating into MAASETVRLRLQFDYPPPGAPHCTSFWLLIDLNGCRVVTDLISLIRQRFGFSSGALLGLYLEEALLPPAESARLVRDNDCLRVKLEERGVAESPVTVSNGDSTRLLPRKAKKRALKLDEDEETEPDYRNSKKHWKRHENSNSEKTLDLDPKAATGQSVIKKNKRKNKATCDVVEVDDGETEKKLPKKKEKREYKKHAKTPKSSKAQSVKEWTIQKCSPKALPARNSLVKANRKGGTVVRTKDSPDSSSESESYHESTSDGVSNVVLEVRHSSQKISTDMSKEGSSVKTTAANKVAPKTGFTSAPVKGKTSRTSSSSSDSSSESDDQCVMPKSTPECTAEFLKTVGLFVGRNCPGPSSQVPNAAGWKQSDPNSGRQVLCPPPNVTLPASLGRGWGKGEDLLSWKGARGRGMRGRGRGRGHALPYVLNRNADYQKQQQLNEMVTNSSTIIQNPIETHKKDYSLLPLLAAAPQVGEKIAFKALRRAS; encoded by the exons ATGGCAGCCTCCGAGACGGTTAGGCTACGGCTTCAATTCGATTACCCGCCGCCCGGCGCCCCGCACTGCACGTCTTTCTGGCTTCTCATCGACCTGAACGGATGCCGAGTCGTCACGGACCTCATCAGTCTGATCCGCCAGCGCTTCGGTTTCAGTTCCGGGGCCCTCCTGGGCCTCTACTTGGAGGAGGCGCTCTTGCCCCCCGCCGAGAGCGCGCGCCTGGTACGAGACAACGACTGCCTCAG AGTTAAATTAGAAGAGAGAGGAGTTGCTGAGAGTCCTGTAACAGTTAGTAATGGGGATAGTACTCGTTTATTACCTAGAAAAGCAAAGAAGCGGGCATTAAAGTTGGACGAAGATGAAGAAACCGAACCAGATTACAGAAATTCAAAGAAGCATTGGAAGAGGCATGAGAACAGTAACAGTGAGAAGACCTTGGATCTAGACCCAAAAGCCGCCACAGGGCagagtgtgattaaaaaaaacaagaggaaGAACAAAGCCACGTGTGATGTGGTGGAGGTTGATGAtggagagactgaaaaaaaattgccaaagaagaaggagaaacGTGAATATAAAAAGCATGCCAAGACTCCCAAGTCTTCTAAAGCACAGTCTGTGAAAGAGTGGACCATCCAGAAGTGCAGCCCTAAAGCTCTTCCTGCTAGAAACAGCCTTGTGAAAGCCAACCGGAAAGGTGGCACGGTCGTCCGTACAAAAGACAGTCCAGATTCCTCCTCGGAGTCTGAGTCTTATCACGAGTCAACTAGTGATGGTGTCAGCAACGTCGTCTTGGAGGTCAGACATTCCTCACAGAAAATCTCGACTGACATGTCAAAGGAAGGATCCTCTGTGAAAACCACAGCTGCAAACAAAGTGGCTCCAAAAACTGGTTTTACCTCTGCCCCTGTCAAGGGCAAGACCTCCAGAACATCATCTTCTAGTTCAGACTCTAGTTCAGAGTCAGACGATCAATGCGTGATGCCAAAGAGCACCCCTGAGTGTACTGCAGAGTTCTTAAAGACTGTAGGCCTCTTTGTAGGAAGAAATTGTCCAGGGCCATCATCACAGGTTCCAAACGCCGCTGGATGGAAGCAGTCGGACCCAAACAGTGGCAGACaggtcctctgtcctcctcccaaCGTGACTCTCCCCGCCAGTTTGGGAAGAGGTTGGGGTAAAGGAGAGGACCTTCTTTCCTGGAAAGGAGCGAGGGGGCGGGGTATGCGGGGGAGAGGTCGAGGTCGAGGGCATGCTCTTCCCTATGTTTTAAATAGAAACGCCGACTATCAGAAGCAACAACAGTTGAATGAAATGGTGACAAATTCATCTACCATTATCCAG AATCCCATAGAGACACACAAGAAGGACTACAGTCTCTTACCATTGTTAGCAGCTGCCCCTCAAGTTGGAGAAAAGATTGCATTTAAG GCTCTTCGCAGGGCTTCCTGA
- the COIL gene encoding coilin isoform X2, with protein sequence MAASETVRLRLQFDYPPPGAPHCTSFWLLIDLNGCRVVTDLISLIRQRFGFSSGALLGLYLEEALLPPAESARLVRDNDCLRVKLEERGVAESPVTVSNGDSTRLLPRKAKKRALKLDEDEETEPDYRNSKKHWKRHENSNSEKTLDLDPKAATGQSVIKKNKRKNKATCDVVEVDDGETEKKLPKKKEKREYKKHAKTPKSSKAQSVKEWTIQKCSPKALPARNSLVKANRKGGTVVRTKDSPDSSSESESYHESTSDGVSNVVLEVRHSSQKISTDMSKEGSSVKTTAANKVAPKTGFTSAPVKGKTSRTSSSSSDSSSESDDQCVMPKSTPECTAEFLKTVGLFVGRNCPGPSSQVPNAAGWKQSDPNSGRQVLCPPPNVTLPASLGRGWGKGEDLLSWKGARGRGMRGRGRGRGHALPYVLNRNADYQKQQQLNEMVTNSSTIIQNPIETHKKDYSLLPLLAAAPQVGEKIAFKLLELTSDYSPDVSDYKEGRILSHNPETDQVDIEILSSLPDKRSLERVNRSKTDYRISE encoded by the exons ATGGCAGCCTCCGAGACGGTTAGGCTACGGCTTCAATTCGATTACCCGCCGCCCGGCGCCCCGCACTGCACGTCTTTCTGGCTTCTCATCGACCTGAACGGATGCCGAGTCGTCACGGACCTCATCAGTCTGATCCGCCAGCGCTTCGGTTTCAGTTCCGGGGCCCTCCTGGGCCTCTACTTGGAGGAGGCGCTCTTGCCCCCCGCCGAGAGCGCGCGCCTGGTACGAGACAACGACTGCCTCAG AGTTAAATTAGAAGAGAGAGGAGTTGCTGAGAGTCCTGTAACAGTTAGTAATGGGGATAGTACTCGTTTATTACCTAGAAAAGCAAAGAAGCGGGCATTAAAGTTGGACGAAGATGAAGAAACCGAACCAGATTACAGAAATTCAAAGAAGCATTGGAAGAGGCATGAGAACAGTAACAGTGAGAAGACCTTGGATCTAGACCCAAAAGCCGCCACAGGGCagagtgtgattaaaaaaaacaagaggaaGAACAAAGCCACGTGTGATGTGGTGGAGGTTGATGAtggagagactgaaaaaaaattgccaaagaagaaggagaaacGTGAATATAAAAAGCATGCCAAGACTCCCAAGTCTTCTAAAGCACAGTCTGTGAAAGAGTGGACCATCCAGAAGTGCAGCCCTAAAGCTCTTCCTGCTAGAAACAGCCTTGTGAAAGCCAACCGGAAAGGTGGCACGGTCGTCCGTACAAAAGACAGTCCAGATTCCTCCTCGGAGTCTGAGTCTTATCACGAGTCAACTAGTGATGGTGTCAGCAACGTCGTCTTGGAGGTCAGACATTCCTCACAGAAAATCTCGACTGACATGTCAAAGGAAGGATCCTCTGTGAAAACCACAGCTGCAAACAAAGTGGCTCCAAAAACTGGTTTTACCTCTGCCCCTGTCAAGGGCAAGACCTCCAGAACATCATCTTCTAGTTCAGACTCTAGTTCAGAGTCAGACGATCAATGCGTGATGCCAAAGAGCACCCCTGAGTGTACTGCAGAGTTCTTAAAGACTGTAGGCCTCTTTGTAGGAAGAAATTGTCCAGGGCCATCATCACAGGTTCCAAACGCCGCTGGATGGAAGCAGTCGGACCCAAACAGTGGCAGACaggtcctctgtcctcctcccaaCGTGACTCTCCCCGCCAGTTTGGGAAGAGGTTGGGGTAAAGGAGAGGACCTTCTTTCCTGGAAAGGAGCGAGGGGGCGGGGTATGCGGGGGAGAGGTCGAGGTCGAGGGCATGCTCTTCCCTATGTTTTAAATAGAAACGCCGACTATCAGAAGCAACAACAGTTGAATGAAATGGTGACAAATTCATCTACCATTATCCAG AATCCCATAGAGACACACAAGAAGGACTACAGTCTCTTACCATTGTTAGCAGCTGCCCCTCAAGTTGGAGAAAAGATTGCATTTAAG ctTTTGGAACTAACATCCGATTATTCTCCTGATGTCTCTGACTACAAG